One window of the Candidatus Cloacimonadota bacterium genome contains the following:
- a CDS encoding helical backbone metal receptor: MRVRPFYILLLIAVFMLASCKGKPAQKKGKYVVLSPETAEIIAALGAVDEIIGVSKECSYPPALKSKEIVGDFGAIDKEKVLNLSPQIVFSSGLEQEAIALDLKKLGINVYESYPQTVREMLDEIIKIGNLIGRDAQASALRDSIQIELDRIVQANKDTRRPTVYLEIYRDPLMSVADDSFVGELIELAGGNNAFDRLERDYSRVKAEAIIQANPDIMICYSHDSLQNVLNRKGWARIPAIAQKNIYFEKDIDPDLIQRAGPRILEGLRQLDEIFENWRLQSK; encoded by the coding sequence ATGAGAGTTAGACCCTTTTACATACTTTTGCTGATAGCGGTATTTATGCTGGCATCGTGCAAAGGCAAGCCAGCGCAGAAAAAGGGAAAATATGTGGTACTCTCACCCGAAACAGCAGAGATTATAGCCGCCTTGGGAGCTGTGGACGAGATTATTGGCGTTAGCAAAGAATGTAGCTACCCTCCGGCATTGAAGAGCAAAGAGATTGTGGGAGATTTTGGTGCCATCGACAAAGAAAAAGTGCTTAATCTTTCACCTCAGATTGTGTTTAGCAGTGGTTTAGAACAAGAGGCTATTGCCTTAGACTTAAAGAAGTTAGGCATAAATGTTTACGAATCCTACCCTCAAACAGTACGTGAGATGTTGGATGAAATTATCAAAATTGGTAATCTTATCGGTAGAGATGCTCAAGCCTCAGCCCTAAGAGATTCCATCCAGATTGAACTTGATAGAATTGTACAAGCAAATAAGGATACAAGGCGTCCCACGGTATATTTGGAAATATATCGAGACCCCCTAATGAGTGTGGCAGATGATTCATTTGTGGGAGAATTGATCGAGCTTGCCGGTGGCAATAATGCTTTCGATCGCTTGGAACGAGATTATTCCAGAGTAAAAGCCGAAGCGATAATTCAAGCAAATCCGGATATTATGATCTGCTACTCGCACGATAGTTTACAGAACGTTCTCAATCGTAAGGGTTGGGCTAGAATTCCTGCCATAGCGCAAAAGAACATCTATTTTGAAAAAGATATCGATCCTGATCTTATTCAACGCGCCGGTCCTCGAATATTGGAAGGCCTAAGGCAATTAGATGAAATATTCGAGAACTGGCGGTTACAGAGCAAATGA
- the purS gene encoding phosphoribosylformylglycinamidine synthase subunit PurS, with the protein MLKAKIFVQLKPSVLDPQGKAVSNSLSQLGYENVIDTRISKYIEISFDSKDKSQTTKQVDKICTSLLANPNTETYHFELEEL; encoded by the coding sequence ATGCTAAAAGCCAAGATATTCGTGCAACTTAAGCCCAGCGTATTGGATCCCCAAGGCAAGGCAGTAAGCAATTCGTTGAGCCAATTGGGATACGAAAACGTGATTGATACTCGCATCAGTAAATACATTGAAATATCGTTTGACTCTAAAGACAAATCCCAAACCACAAAGCAAGTGGATAAAATCTGCACGAGTCTGTTGGCAAATCCCAATACCGAAACTTACCATTTTGAGCTGGAGGAATTATAG
- a CDS encoding iron ABC transporter permease, protein MKRYIFIVLMLLAGLSLTALYLFWGNPGAYILTHIRIPRFILTVVTGFSLAAIGSVYQLMLGNPLAEPYILGVSSGSAFGSILFAAFGMILLMPLGGFIGAIITMLLVWQLAQKRGNFDPQRLIIAGVIVGMFFSSAISLMMYLNRQDTVLILGTLMGNLGRIFSVAEYRIFLILAALVTLLTAWLYLKSRALDILSSSDMYAASVGIDVARLRRQIFFVSSLIVGIVVSYAGIIGFVGLITPHIMRQIGLRNQKQIFPASLFFGSVFLMGADFLAKNLSGIELPVGVITAAVGCPFFIYLLLRK, encoded by the coding sequence ATGAAACGCTATATCTTCATTGTTCTTATGCTGTTAGCCGGATTATCGCTAACCGCACTTTACCTTTTTTGGGGAAATCCCGGAGCCTATATCCTCACTCATATTCGTATCCCTCGCTTTATCTTAACCGTGGTAACCGGATTTAGTCTGGCTGCAATTGGCTCGGTATATCAACTGATGCTGGGCAATCCTCTTGCCGAGCCATATATTTTGGGAGTTTCTTCCGGATCCGCTTTTGGAAGCATACTATTTGCCGCCTTCGGCATGATTTTGTTGATGCCCTTAGGTGGTTTTATTGGCGCCATTATCACTATGTTGCTGGTGTGGCAACTGGCACAAAAACGGGGCAACTTCGATCCACAACGATTGATTATTGCCGGAGTAATAGTGGGGATGTTCTTTTCTTCGGCAATATCTTTGATGATGTATCTTAACAGACAAGATACCGTCCTAATTCTGGGCACTCTGATGGGCAATTTGGGACGCATATTCAGCGTTGCTGAATACCGCATATTTTTGATATTAGCGGCATTGGTAACCCTGCTAACCGCTTGGTTATACCTTAAAAGCCGGGCACTGGATATTCTCAGCAGTTCCGATATGTACGCCGCCAGTGTGGGTATAGATGTGGCCAGATTGCGGCGGCAGATTTTCTTTGTGAGCTCGCTAATAGTAGGCATTGTGGTGTCTTATGCGGGGATAATTGGATTTGTTGGGCTAATTACACCCCACATAATGCGACAGATAGGGCTTAGAAATCAAAAACAAATCTTTCCGGCAAGCTTGTTTTTTGGCTCTGTGTTTCTGATGGGAGCTGATTTTTTGGCAAAAAATCTTAGCGGAATTGAACTTCCGGTAGGAGTAATAACAGCCGCAGTGGGTTGTCCATTTTTCATCTATCTGCTCTTAAGAAAATAG
- the cls gene encoding cardiolipin synthase: MTVSHKALDTVLMVLALLSSLLVVASAIQLLRGGDILLTFTQFTMQVIYVIFAITIVLIILILVLENASPVHTLAWIMVLIFLPIVGFVFYLFFGRNWRKIKLFNQKELIDSNILEDLDSHFPRFASKHLQDGLEHKLHRLLKNNSKAILTINNQIELISDTSDAFEAMCDSIQEAKRHIHLEYFSIAADSTGNYLKDLLIQKARSGVEVRFIYDDVACWRLPLSFKRELRTAGVRFVPFMPVWIPLLNSRMNYRNHRKLLIVDGEIAYLGGLNIGDKYLSKDAYFGYWRDSLAVFKGQCILSLQAIFLVDWFFVSRENLFLDDGYRHYICEDSITNIGKVSPVQIVASGPDTNHASILQLYFSAIASAQYSIRINTPYLILNEALLMALKTAAISGVKVQIILPSKPDHFIVYWGSHSYYSELLDAGVEIYEYQRGFMHAKILIVDDEILGLGTANMDLRSFNHNFELTALVYDDVLVDKASDAFSKDLSHSRRISLDEFEQRGLVKRSKESICRLFSPLL; this comes from the coding sequence ATGACGGTATCTCATAAAGCACTCGATACGGTGCTGATGGTTTTGGCCTTACTAAGCAGTTTGCTGGTAGTGGCTTCTGCTATTCAGTTATTGCGGGGTGGAGACATATTATTAACCTTTACTCAGTTTACCATGCAGGTTATTTATGTAATCTTTGCCATCACCATTGTGCTGATCATTTTGATTCTTGTATTAGAAAACGCTTCTCCCGTACACACATTAGCGTGGATAATGGTATTAATATTCTTACCGATAGTAGGGTTTGTATTCTACCTATTCTTTGGCAGAAATTGGCGAAAGATAAAGCTTTTTAACCAAAAAGAACTAATTGATAGCAACATCTTGGAAGATCTTGATTCCCATTTCCCTCGTTTTGCTTCCAAGCATTTACAGGATGGGCTGGAGCACAAATTACATCGCTTACTCAAAAACAATAGTAAGGCAATCTTGACCATCAACAACCAAATCGAATTGATTAGCGACACTTCAGATGCCTTCGAAGCCATGTGTGATAGCATTCAAGAAGCTAAAAGACATATTCATCTGGAGTATTTTTCAATAGCTGCAGATTCTACCGGAAATTATCTAAAGGATTTGCTGATCCAGAAAGCAAGATCAGGAGTTGAAGTACGCTTCATATATGATGATGTTGCCTGTTGGAGGCTACCGCTAAGTTTTAAGCGAGAGTTAAGAACTGCGGGTGTGCGATTTGTACCGTTTATGCCGGTGTGGATACCTCTGCTAAACAGTAGAATGAACTATCGTAACCATCGTAAACTGCTAATCGTGGATGGCGAGATAGCCTATTTGGGAGGCTTAAACATTGGCGATAAATATCTTAGCAAAGATGCCTATTTCGGATATTGGCGAGATTCATTAGCTGTGTTTAAGGGGCAGTGCATACTGAGTCTACAAGCCATTTTTTTGGTAGATTGGTTCTTCGTAAGCCGAGAGAATCTATTTCTTGACGATGGGTATAGGCATTATATATGTGAAGACTCCATCACAAATATCGGTAAAGTATCGCCGGTTCAGATTGTGGCAAGCGGTCCGGACACGAATCATGCCAGTATTTTGCAGCTCTATTTCTCTGCCATTGCCAGTGCACAATACTCAATTCGCATCAATACGCCATACCTAATCCTTAATGAGGCTTTGTTGATGGCGCTTAAGACGGCGGCAATTAGCGGCGTAAAAGTACAAATCATTCTGCCGTCAAAACCGGATCATTTCATTGTGTATTGGGGTTCGCATTCATATTATTCGGAGTTGTTGGATGCCGGAGTAGAAATATATGAGTATCAGCGTGGATTTATGCATGCAAAGATCTTGATTGTAGATGACGAAATATTAGGTTTGGGTACGGCGAATATGGATTTACGAAGCTTTAACCACAATTTTGAATTGACCGCCTTGGTGTATGATGATGTGCTTGTAGATAAGGCAAGCGATGCCTTTAGCAAAGATCTGTCTCATTCCCGCAGAATAAGCTTGGACGAATTTGAGCAGCGAGGCTTGGTAAAGCGGAGTAAAGAGTCTATTTGCAGATTGTTCTCGCCTTTGTTGTAA
- a CDS encoding sigma 54-interacting transcriptional regulator gives MLNEKLTAILHQFLMMLRDPVIYLAIDENNGGFDADEIIFIRMAKARALLSMYRLNEAQDQSFKLYRELKDSSEPEIQLLNLITLINTQNLLGNNIEAKSYAEEAHLICIDAQDATVKTLVDCASITLISNKLKLMESKLQKLAKKLDNITQPFVRLCVLSCLGYGYNTLQKYDLGLSYYSAAYDLSNQHELSIASLETTFAILDCCAKLQKHKMGEEFYELGNRLIAQLRMYFFEVQLNFNYALLKYAIKDYKASIYFFQKSLQSLHSTDVKMPALLFEIYNNLAKALNHLELGEQALHYQLLAEKLLKEDSQKERRINLSANIALSLISLHNWEDALKRLREAERFYKQNHLIENLIKVSRALAYYYQKRNNYLRALVMMRRVDELNRDHITALKQKRSQISENKLQQILDDSRAIKAKYETLLNDISKRQIERFIGISKAAKRVIDSALLASMHRDASVLIHGESGTGKEVLARMIHYSSAQKNLPFVTVNCAAISPALFETEFFGSAAGNLTGTTKERHGFFEQAGAGTLFLDEISEIPHDFQAKLLWAMDTMKYNSVGKEDSKPIRCRLIASTNRDILELIKEDSLRLELLHRLNTLEISIPPLKERLEDIPVLVEHFARNFARETSKRLPRIRDSFYDRLNSYKFPGNVRELKNIIERIFILFYKPVWTAEILDNIDAFKRSIALRGSLINHNIKDLDKERIIEALQKTGGKQKTAAKLLNMTESTLCRKIKRYKIK, from the coding sequence ATGTTAAATGAAAAGCTTACAGCGATCTTGCATCAGTTTTTAATGATGCTTCGAGATCCCGTTATCTACTTGGCAATTGACGAGAATAACGGAGGATTTGATGCAGATGAAATCATCTTTATTCGAATGGCAAAAGCAAGAGCACTGTTGAGTATGTATCGGCTAAATGAAGCACAAGATCAATCGTTTAAACTATATAGAGAACTAAAAGATTCTTCCGAGCCCGAAATTCAACTATTGAACCTTATAACGCTTATAAATACCCAAAATCTGCTTGGCAATAACATCGAGGCAAAAAGTTACGCCGAAGAAGCACATTTAATATGCATCGATGCCCAAGATGCAACAGTAAAAACACTTGTGGATTGTGCATCCATTACACTTATCAGCAACAAACTCAAGCTCATGGAAAGCAAATTGCAGAAATTAGCCAAAAAATTGGATAACATTACACAACCTTTTGTGCGGTTGTGTGTACTATCTTGTTTGGGCTATGGGTATAACACCTTGCAAAAATATGATCTTGGGCTTTCCTATTATAGCGCAGCTTACGATCTTAGTAATCAACATGAGCTGAGCATAGCGTCACTGGAAACGACCTTTGCTATTTTAGATTGTTGTGCCAAATTGCAAAAGCATAAAATGGGTGAAGAATTCTACGAATTGGGCAATCGTCTAATCGCTCAGTTGAGGATGTACTTCTTTGAGGTTCAACTTAACTTCAACTATGCGCTGCTAAAATATGCCATAAAGGATTATAAGGCTTCGATCTACTTTTTCCAAAAAAGCCTTCAATCTCTGCATTCTACTGACGTTAAAATGCCAGCATTGCTTTTTGAGATTTATAATAATTTGGCAAAAGCGCTCAATCACCTTGAGCTGGGAGAACAGGCCTTACACTATCAATTACTGGCTGAAAAACTCTTGAAGGAAGACTCACAAAAAGAACGTAGAATAAACCTGAGCGCCAATATCGCTCTTTCTCTAATAAGCTTACATAACTGGGAAGACGCATTAAAACGCTTGCGCGAAGCAGAACGATTCTATAAACAAAACCATCTGATTGAAAACCTTATAAAGGTTAGCCGTGCTTTGGCATATTACTATCAAAAACGCAATAATTACCTTAGAGCATTAGTTATGATGCGCCGTGTGGACGAACTAAACCGCGATCATATTACTGCGCTAAAACAAAAACGTAGCCAAATTAGCGAAAATAAACTCCAGCAGATTTTGGATGATTCCAGAGCGATAAAGGCAAAATATGAAACCCTGCTGAATGACATTTCAAAACGGCAGATAGAACGCTTTATCGGCATTTCAAAGGCTGCCAAAAGAGTTATCGATAGTGCACTATTGGCATCTATGCACCGTGATGCCTCCGTGCTTATTCACGGGGAAAGCGGAACCGGAAAAGAAGTTTTAGCCCGTATGATACACTATAGCTCGGCCCAAAAAAACCTTCCCTTTGTAACAGTAAATTGTGCGGCAATCTCGCCCGCCTTGTTTGAGACCGAATTCTTCGGCTCTGCTGCAGGCAATCTTACCGGCACTACCAAAGAACGACATGGCTTTTTTGAGCAAGCCGGAGCCGGAACCCTGTTTCTGGATGAAATCTCCGAAATTCCCCATGACTTCCAGGCAAAATTGCTATGGGCAATGGATACAATGAAGTATAACTCTGTTGGCAAAGAAGATAGCAAACCTATACGCTGCCGATTGATCGCCTCTACAAACCGTGACATCTTGGAACTTATAAAAGAAGACTCTTTGCGCTTGGAATTGCTCCATCGGCTTAATACTTTGGAAATATCCATCCCCCCACTTAAAGAACGATTGGAAGACATTCCGGTTTTAGTAGAACATTTTGCCCGAAACTTTGCCCGCGAAACCAGTAAAAGACTACCCCGCATAAGAGATTCCTTTTACGATAGATTAAATAGCTACAAATTCCCCGGTAATGTGAGGGAGCTTAAGAACATCATCGAACGTATTTTTATTCTCTTCTACAAACCAGTTTGGACAGCTGAAATTCTCGATAACATAGATGCTTTTAAACGTAGCATAGCTTTAAGGGGCTCTTTGATAAACCACAATATCAAGGATTTGGATAAGGAGCGCATTATTGAAGCTCTGCAAAAAACTGGTGGCAAACAGAAAACAGCAGCGAAATTGCTGAATATGACAGAATCTACGCTCTGCCGCAAGATAAAACGTTATAAGATTAAATAG
- a CDS encoding ComF family protein yields the protein MENCFLKLLKSTLSTVLNLFFPPVCAACHKRLDSTEKFLCANCDSLVQSDQPGDCPKCGSKMKDGVCPTCREAKFCFEFARSALKYKYPLPEIVHNLKYYGMRSAGTWLAERMAQAAASYSRFEEYSEVVPVPLHKVRLRERGFNQSALIARGLAKQLGKNYLNCVSRKRYTKSQTTLSRTDRLTNLGGAFKVKNPSMVRGKKVILVDDVFTTGSTLNEVSRALYEAGAAKVAGYTATRA from the coding sequence ATGGAAAACTGTTTTTTGAAGCTGTTGAAAAGTACTTTGAGCACGGTGCTTAATTTGTTTTTCCCTCCTGTGTGTGCAGCATGCCATAAGCGTCTTGATAGCACTGAAAAGTTCTTATGTGCCAATTGCGACAGTTTGGTCCAATCTGACCAACCAGGAGATTGCCCAAAATGCGGATCCAAAATGAAGGATGGAGTATGCCCGACTTGCCGGGAAGCCAAGTTCTGTTTCGAATTTGCTCGCTCTGCCCTTAAATATAAATATCCTTTGCCGGAAATAGTGCACAATTTGAAGTACTACGGTATGCGCAGTGCAGGCACTTGGTTGGCGGAAAGGATGGCGCAAGCTGCTGCATCGTATTCTCGCTTTGAGGAATATAGTGAGGTGGTTCCAGTGCCCTTACACAAAGTGCGCCTCCGGGAACGCGGATTCAACCAAAGTGCCCTTATTGCACGAGGCCTGGCAAAGCAGTTGGGAAAGAATTATTTGAATTGTGTGAGTAGAAAGCGCTATACAAAAAGTCAAACTACCCTAAGCAGAACTGATCGACTCACAAACTTAGGTGGAGCTTTTAAGGTTAAGAACCCCTCAATGGTTAGAGGCAAGAAGGTAATTTTGGTAGATGATGTGTTCACTACAGGTAGCACGCTTAATGAGGTTAGCCGGGCTCTATATGAAGCCGGCGCCGCTAAAGTTGCGGGATACACCGCCACAAGAGCATAG
- the purQ gene encoding phosphoribosylformylglycinamidine synthase I, producing the protein MRVSIITFPGSNCDHDAAEVFASRGHQTSMIWHKDSQLDNPDLVILPGGFSYGDYLRCGALARFSPIVKELVFFAKRGGYILGICNGFQILTETGLLPGTLLMNKGLRFICKHQYIKVESADSPFTKHLIPGTIMDIPIAHKEGNYFIDATGHKALQDSDQIVFRYCDAHGMVNKEANPNGSLDNIAGIINTGRNILGMMPHPERAATDSVCSQDGKLFFEAVEKYFEHGA; encoded by the coding sequence TTGCGAGTTAGCATAATCACTTTCCCCGGCTCAAATTGTGATCACGATGCAGCTGAAGTATTTGCCAGCAGAGGGCACCAAACAAGTATGATTTGGCACAAAGATAGTCAATTAGACAATCCTGATCTGGTCATTCTTCCCGGAGGCTTTTCCTATGGAGACTATCTTCGTTGTGGTGCATTAGCTCGCTTCTCACCTATCGTTAAAGAACTTGTCTTCTTTGCTAAGCGAGGAGGTTACATTTTGGGCATTTGTAATGGCTTCCAGATACTTACCGAAACCGGTCTCTTGCCTGGCACATTACTGATGAATAAGGGCTTGCGCTTCATTTGTAAACACCAATATATCAAGGTGGAAAGTGCTGATAGTCCTTTTACCAAGCATCTTATTCCAGGCACAATAATGGATATCCCCATTGCCCACAAAGAGGGTAATTACTTTATAGATGCCACGGGGCATAAAGCCTTGCAAGATAGCGATCAGATAGTATTTCGCTACTGTGACGCCCATGGCATGGTGAATAAAGAAGCCAATCCAAATGGATCACTTGACAATATTGCCGGCATTATTAATACTGGCAGAAACATTTTAGGCATGATGCCGCATCCTGAACGAGCAGCCACAGATAGTGTATGCAGCCAAGATGGAAAACTGTTTTTTGAAGCTGTTGAAAAGTACTTTGAGCACGGTGCTTAA